The nucleotide sequence GCGCACGCGCTGCCCGGGATGGTACCCGAACTTGCGATTCGGCGCTCGACAGATGCGCCCGAACTCGTCCCAATCGAGATACGCGAGGATGCCGTGATGCAGCAGGACGATCCCCTGTCCTCGCCGCGTCATCGCCAGCAGCGCGCCGGATGTCTCCTCGCTGGGCGTGCCCTGATGGAAGTTGTAGAACACGGCTGCGTCGAAGTCGGCGGCGTTGGGATCCGCGACGAGGTCGAAGAGATCACGCCAGGTCCAGTCGATGCCGCCCATGCTGTCGAACGCCGCCGCCAGTCGATCCGCCTCGAAGTCGTGTTCGCCGGTCACGACGGCGATTCGCAGGTTCTCGCCGCTCATTGAGGTCCTCCGTGAGGTCGAAGCGTCGGCACGATGGCGCATGGAACCCATGTCGCGCGCCTCCTTGCGCTCCGCGACATCCTAAGCAATGATGCGCTTCGGCTCAACAGGAATCATCCTTTGGACATCTACCTCATCCGACATGGTCAATCGACCGAGAACCGAGGCGACGCTCCGGTCATCTACCCGCCGCTGACCGACCTGGGACGCGAGCAGGCACG is from Candidatus Poribacteria bacterium and encodes:
- a CDS encoding ThuA domain-containing protein; translated protein: MGSMRHRADASTSRRTSMSGENLRIAVVTGEHDFEADRLAAAFDSMGGIDWTWRDLFDLVADPNAADFDAAVFYNFHQGTPSEETSGALLAMTRRGQGIVLLHHGILAYLDWDEFGRICRAPNRKFGYHPGQRVRVHVEDPQHPIVAGVEDWEMTDETYTIESQPDAHVILTTGHPLSMPAVGWVHEYGASRVFCFQSGHDNRAYRTPEFRRVLAQGIRWVARAE